A stretch of Dysidea avara chromosome 5, odDysAvar1.4, whole genome shotgun sequence DNA encodes these proteins:
- the LOC136255851 gene encoding uncharacterized protein — MSEIASDVFLKHRHDLTVLIKAQDENFFSQFVPHKVVTLGAYGDCNTIQEKAEMILMKITSHLAAGDSDSFKILLKIMQHHGDGTCDKRAKRILDELDNRQQPLLSDSSVSKILDFSEYNDHYRAYLKLLNVMKSYFNQVDLSNIQEACVTYIRGPDVIKISNEVDFIAAIKSSKDVKSLFLVLAECDCWNWFDTHMLEIMVDVSEVDGAKQTIRNYKQYICAIRINEVFLNIPVCLMNKTECATVELKFNKNTSQLTVGDIKNYQYSLEYMIDSTPGSAKLRAIWTGCLQLLWFIPKHHAYQLYQNALISLQEFESFIYFEVENYPAIFSLKYSSTKTINPVFCSYYLFHKTKRLQDLLLQYTNSTLILPVMHSHGLLTEDEKNIICTMSNSHQRNQLLLQHVMHLKSLPLLSFCQLLQQKQLELFEKVVEVIPGITMTSDNKMELVTDLPQVNMSTSNHYFDPSIVYTEFLYLTDKVRELLQSCDPEVLIETCRSLMASDIHKINLFSDEYVEKLSRYTSVQSLVWELTSYSTWSDHSILRMLADTCEEAVDLVDKFDAMLYPFQPITSYDMPPFLRSNMIPYENSTHTLLAVSSAQKFKQPSLQPSLQFVYNTRSLLMDKCGITQHCFQLLAVRYNPTVIYWTIPKSIKNLIGTQILEDERGIMEVSVYQQSAADDVTEYQKLFAVDSSDVKLQLQEKIYQLEVQLNQKNKELEKSKEENRHNIEKQDRLQNKLSKTEQMEEKFRNSAETLQKRYNELQEENKKIREGVEREFRMKTKGIQQRPDDHKKEIEDTVKQITPDVQDLHLQEKIDQLEVQLNQKNKELEKSKEENRHNIEKQDRLQNKLSKTEQMEEKFRDSAETLQRRYNELQEENKKIREEVEREFRTKTKGIQQRLDDHKKEIEDTIKQITPDVQDLLDSKPKAEVYSEVSSPSVVESVQQLEYDIDDLEKLTKHLRGAEQIKLKQMQVQFQEEIEELDSKWRVKNEELKKSKEDNRLLLKKIADTKEAKRPDVDGSSTEMYPVKYSLLGGGSYGEVHRVHYKDGLHVGKTLHARLLPGYPNISKEDLSKLLKQFSTKCSSVASSFSHPNVERFIDVVRVSADGVPIIITELCSESLTSYLSHTSKPIYTDQQLKLCLDMAQGVHYLQSQSLVHRNLHGGNVMMTSDGHAKIADYLCPLLLNDIVGKSSGYVPPEVLQNKPHSNQSNVFTLGVLFLQVITRFPPRPSTDVSIQLEVERRKSDLDSVHSVHPLLSCIKQCLKDDVVARPQTQEVCDHINQLITRKNDPEMMAYKLLYTDEHPSLVSYLATKKHKLQCTPCQHLPAPMYWAYAVTKGMDVYVTGGNSRNGFPVENLLKFNLLKNQWIKLPPSGFHHSIPAIIEGRLSLIGGRRPSNKVAVNSVNTYNEDSGQWESHYPGMIQPRYRPAVVVHDGFVIVLGGKIKERRNTMTDSIEVMKIQDRTWSMLTTCLPAKMYDMPITVSQDQVWIVGYDDGSSRGNQVYAIPFANLVSSTVEKHPWKEMRRDTIYYKMSVVPQSNPLVVLGGDDKQNKTVSAVLAFDPDTTSWNEVDSLSGPRAHCAVAPIGDRAILAIGGCTETKNLKACNSSCINTVELYYLVA, encoded by the exons ATGTCAG AAATTGCAAGTGACGTGTTTTTAAAACACCGTCATGATCTCACCGTCTTGATAAAAGCACAAGATGAAAATTTCTTTTCACAATTTGTGCCTCATAAAGTAGTGACACTAGGAGCCTATGGAGACTGTAATACAATTCAGGAAAAAGCAGAAATGATACTGATGAAAATAACCAGTCATTTAGCAGCAGGTGACTCAGACTCATTTAAGatattgctaaaaataatgcAGCACCATGGAGATGGGACTTGTGATAAAAGGGCAAAACGTAttttggatgaattagataatcGCCAGCAACCTCTCTTATCAG ATAGTAGTGTCAGTAAAATTTTAGATTTTTCTGAATACAACGACCACTACCGTGCATACTTAAAATTACTAAATGTCATGAAATCATACTTCAATCAAGTAGATTTGTCTAATATTCAAGAGGCTTGTGTTACGTACATTAGGGGCCCTGATGTTATCAAGATCTCTAATGAAGTTGATTTCATTGCTGCAATTAAAAGTTCAAAAGATGTGAAGAGCCTTTTCTTAGTCCTAGCTGAGTGTGATTGCTGGAACTGGTTTGATACACATATGCTGGAAATTATGGTAGATGTATCTGAAGTTGATGGAGCAAAGCAAACCATTAGAAACTACAAACAGTACATATGTGCAATCAgaattaatgaagtattcttgaaTATTCCAGTTTGTTTGATGAATAAAACTGAATGTGCTACTGTTGAGTTAAAGTTCAACAAGAACACCAGTCAACTAACTGTAGGAGATATTAAGAATTACCAATACAGCCTAGAATATATGATTGATTCTACACCGGGTAGTGCTAAATTAAGGGCCATCTGGACAGGTTGCTTGCAGCTTTTATGGTTCATTCCTAAGCACCATGCTTATCAATTATACCAGAATGCGCTGATTAGTTTGCAGGAGTTTGAATCCTTCATTTACTTTGAAGTTGAAAATTACCCAGCAATTTTTTCACTGAAATATTCAAGTACTAAGACAATTAATCCAG TTTTTTGCTCTTATTATCTCTTTCATAAAACAAAGAGATTGCAAGATCTTCTGTTACAGTACACGAATAGTACATTGATTTTGCCTGTAATGCATTCTCATGGTTTATTGACTGAAGACGAAAAGAATATTATCTGTACGATGTCAAATAGTCATCAGAGAAACCAGTTGTTACTACAACATGTCATGCATTTAAAAAGCTTACCATTATTGAGCTTTTGTCAATTGCTACAGCAAAAACAATTGGAGCTTTTTGAAAAGGTGGTAGAAG TGATTCCTGGAATAACAATGACCTCTGATAACAAAATGGAACTTGTTACTGATCTACCACAAGTTAATATGTCTACTAGTAATCACTACTTTGACCCATCAATAGTGTACACTGAGTTTCTCTATCTCACTGATAAAGTGAGGGAACTGCTACAGTCATGTGATCCAGAAGTGTTGATTGAAACTTGTAGAAGTCTGATGGCCAGTGATATACACAAAATCAATCTCTTCTCTGATGAGTATGTGGAGAAATTGAGCAGATATACCAGTGTTCAGTCACTGGTGTGGGAGTTGACCTCATACTCAACATGGAGTGATCACTCAATTCTGAGAATGCTGGCTGATACTTGTGAGGAGGCTGTTGATTTAGTTGATAAATTTGATGCTATGCTGTATCCATTTCAGCCAATTACGTCTTATGATATGCCTCCTTTCCTTAGATCCAATATGATACCCTATGAAAATAGCACACACACATTGCTTGCTGTTAGTTCTGCTCAAAAGTTTAAACAACCTTCTCTACAACCTTCTCTCCAGTTTGTGTATAACACACGATCTCTACTAATGGACAAGTGTGGCATCACACAGCATTGTTTTCAGTTACTAGCAGTGAGGTACAATCCTACTGTGATCTATTGGACTATTCCAAAGTCTATAAAAAATCTTATTGGCACCCAGATACTAGAGGATGAGAGAGGCATAATGGAAGTGTCAGTTTATCAGCAATCAGCTGCAGACGATGTGACAGAATACCAAAAACTCTTTGCTGTTGATAGCAGTGATGTCAAG TTGCAACTTCAAGAGAAAATTTATCAACTAGAAGTTCAGTTAAACCAAAAGAATAAGGAACTTGAAAAATCCAAAGAAGAGAATAGACAT AATATTGAAAAGCAAGATCGCTTGCAGAATAAGCTGAGTAAAACTGAACAGATGGAAGAAAAGTTTCGTAATTCTGCTGAAACATTGCAAAAAAGATACAATGAATTACAAGAGGAAAATAAAAAAATCAGAGAAGGAGTTGAAAGAGAGTTTAGAATGAAAACAAAAGGCATACAGCAGAGACCTGATGATCATAAGAAAGAAATTGAAGATACTGTCAAGCAGATTACTCCCGATGTACAAGAT TTGCATCTTCAAGAAAAAATTGATCAACTAGAAGTTCAGTTAAACCAAAAGAATAAGGAACTTGAAAAATCCAAAGAAGAGAACAGACAT AATATTGAAAAGCAAGATCGCTTGCAGAATAAGCTGAGTAAAACTGAACAGATGGAAGAAAAGTTTCGTGATTCTGCTGAAACATTGCAAAGAAGATACAATGAATTGCAAGAGGAAAATAAAAAAATCAGAGAAGAAGTTGAGAGAGAGTTTAGAACGAAAACAAAAGGCATACAGCAGAGACTTGATGATCATAAGAAAGAAATTGAAGACACTATCAAGCAAATCACTCCTGATGTACAAGAT CTTCTTGATAGTAAACCTAAAGCAGAAGTCTACAGTGAAGTCTCTTCACCTTCTGTAGTGGAGAGTGTGCAACAATTAGAATATGACATAGATGATTTGGAG AAATTAACTAAGCACCTCCGTGGAGCAGAACAAATCAAGCTAAAACAA ATGCAGGTACAGTTTCAGGAGGAAATCGAAGAATTAGATTCAAAATGGAGGGTAAAAAATGAAGAACTGAAGAAATCAAAAGAGGATAATCGACTGCTTTTAAAAAAGATTGCAGATACAAAAGAAGCAAAAAGGCCAGATGTTGATGGTAGCAGTACG GAAATGTACCCAGTAAAGTACAGCCTACTTGGTGGTGGTAGTTATGGTGAGGTACACAGAGTTCATTACAAGGATGGTTTGCATGTTGGCAAGACACTCCATGCCAGACTATTACCGGGATATCCTAATATATCAAAAGAAGACTTGTCCAAGCTATTAAAACAATTTTCTACTAAATGTAGTTCTGTAGCTAGCAGTTTCTCACATCCTAATGTTGAACGGTTCATTGATGTTGTACGTGTTTCAGCTGATGGTGTTCCAATAATAATCACTGAGTTGTGCTCTGAGTCTCTCACTAGCTATTTGAGTCACACTAGCAAGCCTATCTATACCGATCAACAGCTGAAACTGTGCCTCGATATGGCTCAAGGAGTACATTACCTTCAGTCCCAGTCACTGGTACACAGAAATCTTCATGGTGGTAATGTGATGATGACCAGTGATGGTCATGCAAAGATAGCTGATTATTTGTGTCCTCTACTACTCAATGATATTGTTGGTAAATCCTCAGGTTATGTGCCACCTGAGGTGCTACAAAACAAGCCTCACTCTAACCAATCAAATGTATTCACTTTAGGGGTATTATTTCTTCAGGTCATTACCAGGTTTCCTCCTCGACCCAGCACTGATGTTAGTATACAATTAGAAGTGGAACGACGTAAAAGTGACCTTGATAGTGTTCATAGTGTCCACCCATTGTTGTCATGTATTAAACAATGTCTTAAAGATGATGTAGTGGCTAGACCACAAACACAGGAAGTGTGTGACCACATCAACCAATTGATTACCCgaaaaaatgatcctgagatGATGGCTTATAAGCTATTGTATACTGATGAACAT CCATCACTAGTGTCATACCTAGCCACTAAAAAACACAAGTTGCAGTGTACACCTTGTCAGCATCTGCCTGCTCCTATGTATTGGGCTTATGCTGTCACCAAAGGAATGGATGTGTATGTGACTGGGGGTAACTCCCGTAATGGCTTTCCTGTGGAAAacttattaaaatttaatttatTAAAGAATCAGTGGATCAAGCTCCCACCATCAGGGTTTCATCATAGTATACCAGCAATTATAGAAGGAAGGCTGTCACTAATTGGGGGACGAAGACCCAGCAACAAGGTTGCAGTCAATAGTGTTAACACTTACAATGAAGATAGTGGTCAGTGGGAGTCACATTATCCAGGCATGATTCAACCAAGGTATCGGCCAGCTGTGGTGGTGCATGATGGTTTTGTCATAGTGTTAGGAGGTAAGATCAAAGAAAGAAGAAATACGATGACTGATAGCATTGAAGTGATGAAGATCCAGGATCGAACTTGGTCCATGTTAACTACTTGTCTGCCAGCAAAGATGTATGACATGCCAATCACTGTATCACAAGACCAGGTGTGGATAGTTGGTTATGATGATGGTAGTAGCCGTGGCAATCAAGTGTATGCAATTCCGTTTGCCAATCTTGTATCTTCAACTGTAGAAAAGCATCCCTGGAAAGAAATGCGCCGTGATACAATCTATTATAAGATGTCTGTGGTTCCACAATCTAACCCTCTTGTTGTTCTTGGTGGGGATGATAAACAAAATAAGACAGTTTCAGCTGTTTTAGCTTTTGATCCTGACACTACTTCATGGAATGAGGTTGACTCACTCTCTGGTCCAAGAGCACACTGTGCAGTAGCTCCAATAGGTGATCGAGCC